The Bdellovibrionales bacterium genome contains the following window.
CCTGTTGTCGATGCCAATGGTGATAAACGTATTCTTGATTTTACCGGTGGCTACGTCACGATTGGCTTTCGTTTCTATATGTAGTTAAAAGCTGTTGAATGGCAGCAGTTTCTTCGTCGTACTTTCCAAGTTACACCTCAGACTCAAGAAACCTTCACCCTATCCTAGGCGCACATGAAGGAGGCTCGTATGGGCAGTCAAGATACAAAAAAACATGGCAAAACTATGAATCAGAACCAGCAATCCAATAAAGGTTTTGCTTCTAGTGATCGCCAACGTGACAGCGACATATCAAAACAAAGTGGTCAAGAATCCACCAGTGGTAGCCGTCGCGAAAGTCCCAATGCAAATAGTAATGTGGGACGAGAAGAGTCCTCGAAAGCTAACAAACAAAATCGTTAGCATACAACTGAATAGCCTTTTTTAGGCCAGCCCCGGCGGGGTTGGCCTCTTAGTTGTAAAGGCTGTCGATTTCTTTTTGGTAACGCTGAGTTAAAACCTTGCGTTTAACTTTGAGAGACGGAGTGAGTTCGCCGCCTTCGATGGTGAACTCCACCGGCAAAATCAAGAATCTTTTAATGCTTTCATAGCTTGCAAGATCTGCATTGGTTTCCGCAATATGATCGCGAACAATGTCTTGCACCCAGGGACGCGAGACTAGTTCTTTCCAATCGCTGAAGCTTTCGCCACGCTCTTTGGCCAAAGCCTGCAGATAAATCGGGTCCACCGTCAAGAGTGCCACGATATACTTCTTCTGATCACCGGCAATGAGTGCCTGAGTGACCATCGGACTGAGTTTGAGTAAGCCTTCGATTTTTTGCGGAGCTACGTACTTACCACCGGCTGTTTTAATCAGGTCTTTCTTGCGGTCGGTGATTTTAAGATCGCCGCCTTGAAGAATCTGGCCGATATCGCCGGTATGGAACCAGCCGTCTGTCATGACTTCGGCAGTGGCTTCAGGATTTTTATAGTACTCTTTCATCACTTTGTGACTGCGCACGAGGATTTCGCCGTCTTCAGCGATTTTTAATTCAACGTCACCGATTGCGCGGCCGACGGATCCAAATCTGTAATTGAATGGAGTATTGACGGTAATTGCAGCTGTTGTTTCTGTCAGGCCGTAACCTTCCAGAATCAACACGCCAGCAGCATGAAAGAAGCTAGAAATATCTGAAGCGAGTGGGGCGCCACCACTAATTGCAAAACGCAGGCGACGGCCGAAAGCAAGCTTGATCTTATTAAGCACAAGCCTTTGCGCCAATTCATAGGTCGCCAGCAATTCCAGAGGAATCGTCTGATGAGTGAGTTTTAATTCAGTGATGCGGCGGCCGACACCCATTGCCCAAGTAAAAAGCTTTTTCTTTACCGGTGAAGCGTCGATTTGCGTGCTGATAGCTGCGTATACTTTTTCAAAAATACGCGGCACGGAGATCAAGAACGTCGGTTCGATTTCGGCCAAATTAGAGCGCACTTTTTCGACACTTTCGGCAAACGCCATAGTGTAGCCCATGTAAGCATGAGCCCAATGCTCAATACGGCCTAAGATGTGTGCGTAAGGCAAGAACGTCAGAGAGACGTCGGTATCATCCACTCCGAAAATCGGAAAGGCTTCGCTGATTTCAGAGATAATCTGCGTATGAGTGATCACAACCCCTTTTGGCAAACCGGTGGTCCCCGAAGTGTAGAGCAGGGTTGCTGTATCAGACATTTTTTGCGAACGGCAGAGATCTTCAAACGCTGTTGAATTCTTTTTAAGAGTGGCGCGGCCTTTTTCTTCGATCTGAGACCACGAGAAAATATTTGCTGCCGTCTTGGTCTTAGGAGCTTCCATCAGGATAATGAATTCAACGGACGGGCACTTTGGCTGAACCTCGTTCCAAACACGCAGCAGAGCTTCATTTTCAAGGATCAAAACTCGGCTTTCAGAATTGTTCAGAATGTATTCAACATCCGCCGGCGTATTATTCTGATAAACAGAAATCACAACGGCGTGAACGCCCATTGCCGCATGATCGGCCACAGACCATTCATACCGAGTATTGGCCATGATGGCCACGCGTTCTTTGGGTTTGACCCCCAAAGCAAGAAGGCCTGCACCAAAAGCTTCGATGTCGGAATAATATTCCGGCCATGTTTTACTGATCCAACGATCGCGTTGTTTAAACATGATTGCTTTGGCGGCTGTTCTTGTTTTAAACGCAAGAAGACTATGTCCGAGCGGTGTGGTTGGGGTGGTGTTTTTTCGGTTCATAGTTTACTGGCCTGAAGGCTTTCGTTGATCCACTCCGAGGATCAGATCCACGGATTTCTTTTGGTTCGCCTCGACCTTCACAATCTGCTCCGCAGAGAGTTTCGAGAATGGATCGTAAGCATTGATTCGCACGGGAGTACCGGCAGGAATAGCGTATTTCTGAATTGGTGGCTTTTCACCGAGTCGGATGCCATTCACATAGATCA
Protein-coding sequences here:
- a CDS encoding long-chain fatty acid--CoA ligase, which produces MNRKNTTPTTPLGHSLLAFKTRTAAKAIMFKQRDRWISKTWPEYYSDIEAFGAGLLALGVKPKERVAIMANTRYEWSVADHAAMGVHAVVISVYQNNTPADVEYILNNSESRVLILENEALLRVWNEVQPKCPSVEFIILMEAPKTKTAANIFSWSQIEEKGRATLKKNSTAFEDLCRSQKMSDTATLLYTSGTTGLPKGVVITHTQIISEISEAFPIFGVDDTDVSLTFLPYAHILGRIEHWAHAYMGYTMAFAESVEKVRSNLAEIEPTFLISVPRIFEKVYAAISTQIDASPVKKKLFTWAMGVGRRITELKLTHQTIPLELLATYELAQRLVLNKIKLAFGRRLRFAISGGAPLASDISSFFHAAGVLILEGYGLTETTAAITVNTPFNYRFGSVGRAIGDVELKIAEDGEILVRSHKVMKEYYKNPEATAEVMTDGWFHTGDIGQILQGGDLKITDRKKDLIKTAGGKYVAPQKIEGLLKLSPMVTQALIAGDQKKYIVALLTVDPIYLQALAKERGESFSDWKELVSRPWVQDIVRDHIAETNADLASYESIKRFLILPVEFTIEGGELTPSLKVKRKVLTQRYQKEIDSLYN